GGATCAGGCCTGGGAGCCGGTGTGTATTTGGCGCTCGTGCCAACCGCATCGGGCCGCCCCTGAAGACGCGCGATTACCCGATTCGGTAAGTGCCGGGACTGAATCCGGAACTATGGTCTTCGTTGCGCTCGCACATCGCTACGAACAATTGCGCGACCGCCATCGCGTCCTGCTTAGCCCGATGGCCGCCGCTTAAGTAGACACCGTAGCGGCGACAAGCATCGGCCAGTTTGTGGGACCGCTCGTTGGCGTCGAATTGGCGCGACATTTGCAGCGTGTCTATTCCCCGGTTGGTAGGCACCGCAAGGCCACAGCGCCGGAATTCGGCATGGAGAAAACCGGCATCAAATCTGAGATTGTGTGCAAGCAGGACCTTTTCCGCTAGCAACGCCTCCACGGCGCCAGAAACTTCGGAAAAAACCGGCGCATTAACCAAATCGCTGTCTCGGATGCCGTGAATTTGCGTTGCCGAAAGCGGTACCGGCCGCTCCGGATTGATCAGCGATTCCCATTGCCAAGCGAGATCACCCTCTCCTGTCAATCCGACCAGGGCCAGTTCGACGATCCGATCGCGCCTGGAGTCGAGGCCGGTGGTTTCGACATCAATTGCGACTACGTCTTCAAGCCCCGTTGGGGAGATTTGACCGCCCTGCGGATCCGCATCGTTGAAGTCGACTTGATCTTGGTCGCCGAGCAGACGCCGCGCCAGAAATCCGATCAGGAATTCCACTTTGGCCAATCCCCCAACCCGAAACTCGACGGAATCCAACACGGCGGCCCCTACTGCGGCGCGCTGGCGCCAACCCGTTTGATTGAGTTTTCTGCGCAAGGCCGCTCGATACGCGACGGTCGCACCGCTTTTCGATGCTTGATATTTTCGGCCTCCGAACTTGCCGGAAATATAGAGTTGCGTCCGGCATCAGAAGAGATCGAAAAAGCAACTACCGTTTGCGCGTGATCCGATGTCTAAATCAGCCACTTGGAGCGATGCTTAGCTACTTATCCAAATCAACCCGGGACCACAAGCGCCTAGTAATTCCCGACGGTTTGTCTGGCGATTGCACGGCGGCAGATCTCGATTCGATCGGCTATCAACGAGACCAACTCAACGTCACCGTGTCAAGAGCTTTATTCCGAGTAGAACGGTTCGCCCAACTTTTGACCTGGTGGGGCCGGAAAGCCATCTTCCACTCGTAGCAAAAGCAATGATTGCGCTAAACCTAATGAGCATTATGTCTACGGTCCGTGACTATGTCGGCGCTCGAATTCCAGTTCTTTGGAGGCGTTTGGAGTGTTTGCAATTCAATCCGGTGGCTTTGCCCCAATCTCCAATTGATTTGGAAATGCGGTGGCGATTGCGTCAGGAAGCTCTCCGATGCGGCAACTCGAGTACGAGCGCTTCAAGACTTGCAGTCCGATCGTTTTTTGTAAACATGGCAGCTCGGATTCGGCCACGACGAAGAATCGCCACTGCGCGGGATCACTTTGGTCAGCAAATTCCCGCCGCCTTTCACCGTGCCACGCAAATACGTACACGTCGGCTGGCCGGGAAGGTGATTGAAAGGGAATCCAGTCGCCGCCATTTTTGAGCCAATATCCCGTGCGGGGGGCGATGTCAAACCTTGCAATAGCCTGCCGATCAGGAGCTTCCGCCGCCCGATCCCAAGACTGCCTTGCTGAGGATTGCTTAACTTCAACGCGGACACCGGTTCGGTGCTCAATGTCCCAAACGGCCCAATTCCAGCCATTTATCCACGTGAGTTGCCAATCATGGCCCAATGCGTGCGCCACCATGCATTCGACATAGTCGCCCCGGTAAACGTTTTCCATGACTCTCGCCTCAAATCGCCGCATGAGAAGGTTTTGAATTCGGTGGCTGATTAACGCAGATTTCATAGGTGTTTTCCCTTGACCGATGGAACCGGGGGGGGGCTAACGATTGGGATTCGAGAACTGAGTCTTTGCGCGATCAATTGGCGCACAGCGAGATGAGGATAGAGGAAAGTCCATGGGTTCACTCCAATTCAACGTTGATCTTGCGTACGACCGGCCATGTTCATCGGCGGGAACACCAGGTAGGCGCCCACAATTGGGGGTTGGTACTTACTTACGGGAAACGCTGAGACGAGGCAGTCAATTGAGTAAGTCACGCGATCGACGTCGACGACAAAAGCGGCAATCAGCGCGGCAGGGTCGCCACCGCAAGCAAGACCGCCCTCGGGGGGAGATCAGGACTGTAGATGCTCAGGAATTCATCAACAAAAGGATTGAGCACGGGGCCCGCCTGGTTGACGACAGTCGCGAATTGGTCGATGAGGCCGAGATTATATGGAGCATTAATCCTGGCGAGGATCTCGTTTCCCAATTGTGTGTCGAGTGCCTGGAATTTATGAACCTCGCAGCGAGGAACTCCGGCAGAGCAGTCGAATTACTTGAAGACCCCCGTACAGAAGGTGATCACCATCGATCTACCGCTCTGAAGAAATACGTTGAAGACACGGGGCAAGCCCTCAAGGAGATCGACAATCGCCTGAAAGTGCGAGGGTCTTCGCTAATCGCTCTTTTCCCAGAGTTGCCCAAAGAAAT
The Chloroflexota bacterium genome window above contains:
- a CDS encoding 3'-5' exonuclease, producing MSGKFGGRKYQASKSGATVAYRAALRRKLNQTGWRQRAAVGAAVLDSVEFRVGGLAKVEFLIGFLARRLLGDQDQVDFNDADPQGGQISPTGLEDVVAIDVETTGLDSRRDRIVELALVGLTGEGDLAWQWESLINPERPVPLSATQIHGIRDSDLVNAPVFSEVSGAVEALLAEKVLLAHNLRFDAGFLHAEFRRCGLAVPTNRGIDTLQMSRQFDANERSHKLADACRRYGVYLSGGHRAKQDAMAVAQLFVAMCERNEDHSSGFSPGTYRIG